From a single Verrucomicrobiales bacterium genomic region:
- a CDS encoding IS3 family transposase: MSRQNYYTRRAFRKRRLVEEDLVVGLVKGERKLQPRLGVRKLMVLVKGSLTHAGVKLGRDRFFEVLREHHLLLKRKRSESPRTTQSYHLLPVFTNVIKGGEYSHPNEVWVVDLTYIRTEEGFLFLALLTDKVSRHIVGYHCSDSLESIGCQKALEMALKQLPEGRKVIHHSDRGCQYCCHEYVAMALKREVTMSMTEVDHCAENAMAERMNGILKGEYNLDQRFKTKDQARKAVTQAIYLYGNRRPHGKLNNQFPIQVHAQGIPSSPPEAGRPTTGAPCATTGAAS; this comes from the coding sequence ATGAGCCGACAGAACTATTACACCCGGCGGGCGTTCAGGAAGCGTCGCCTGGTGGAGGAAGATCTGGTGGTAGGATTGGTGAAGGGAGAGAGGAAACTGCAGCCACGCTTGGGGGTACGCAAACTGATGGTATTGGTGAAAGGAAGTCTGACCCATGCGGGAGTAAAATTGGGGCGAGATCGGTTTTTTGAGGTCCTGCGAGAGCATCACCTGCTTCTCAAGCGCAAACGCTCTGAAAGCCCACGTACGACGCAGTCCTATCACTTGTTGCCCGTGTTTACCAACGTGATCAAAGGAGGGGAGTATAGCCATCCCAATGAAGTGTGGGTTGTGGACCTGACATACATACGAACGGAGGAGGGTTTCCTATTTCTAGCGCTGCTAACGGACAAGGTATCTCGGCATATCGTGGGTTACCACTGTAGCGACAGTCTGGAGTCAATCGGATGCCAGAAGGCCCTTGAGATGGCGTTAAAGCAGTTGCCTGAGGGCCGCAAAGTGATTCACCACTCGGATCGAGGGTGTCAGTATTGCTGCCACGAATACGTGGCCATGGCTTTAAAACGGGAGGTGACCATGAGCATGACGGAGGTGGATCACTGTGCAGAGAATGCGATGGCGGAGCGGATGAATGGGATACTCAAAGGCGAGTATAACTTGGATCAGCGGTTCAAAACGAAAGATCAGGCCCGGAAAGCGGTGACTCAAGCCATCTATCTGTATGGAAACCGCCGTCCGCACGGGAAACTAAACAACCAATTTCCCATCCAGGTGCATGCGCAAGGAATTCCATCGTCCCCCCCGGAA